The Paracoccus sp. MA genome contains a region encoding:
- a CDS encoding DUF6477 family protein, with product MTMMSNVIAFQPRPAQPHLRRPRLLVRAARAGLQGWSRKRDLRRVLKCEALPAAGSALARLRAEEERLEMARRQGQAGYDMHRHIMLLIAILAETAEAAGAATCPAPLTCP from the coding sequence ATGACGATGATGAGCAATGTGATTGCCTTCCAGCCGCGCCCGGCCCAGCCGCATCTGCGCCGCCCGCGCCTGCTGGTGCGGGCCGCGCGGGCGGGCCTTCAGGGCTGGAGCCGCAAGCGCGACCTGCGCCGGGTGCTGAAATGCGAGGCTCTGCCCGCCGCCGGCTCGGCCCTTGCCCGGCTGCGCGCCGAAGAAGAACGCCTGGAAATGGCCCGGCGCCAGGGCCAGGCCGGCTATGACATGCATCGCCACATCATGCTGCTGATCGCGATCCTGGCCGAGACGGCCGAAGCCGCCGGGGCCGCGACCTGCCCGGCGCCGCTTACTTGCCCCTGA
- a CDS encoding DUF6456 domain-containing protein, with product MTMTILTGDFAPDALIAALPAGIDATACNPPDPQPEDSDLKLYLRHVEGGESIRALARETGCHASTILRRIRRFEARRDDPLVDRAVERAAGNRKSHALVAPGQTGMKQITRILRRLAEPGAQLVVAEGMDKAIVVRDDIRTAILDRELAEHMAIRAWVQLVGQGRVSRYAISAQGREALRAMLAARRSNALPRGEDFVMADPVGPGPGAPQPGGCAEAPAGFTHADRHRTWEEREITDPEDGRRRRARVNIAESPLLMLARRREPDGRPFLAPELVAAGERLREDFELAQMGPRITQNWDRFLTAGVDVSRVSAAHGGGSEGARNRVAAALRELGPGMGDMCLRVCCFLEGIEMTERRLGWSARSGKIVLRLGLMRLERHYRETYGSGAPLIG from the coding sequence ATGACCATGACGATTTTGACGGGAGATTTCGCCCCGGACGCCTTGATTGCCGCCCTGCCCGCCGGCATCGACGCCACGGCCTGCAATCCGCCCGATCCCCAGCCCGAGGACAGCGACCTGAAGCTTTACCTGCGCCATGTCGAGGGCGGCGAGTCGATCCGCGCCCTGGCGCGCGAGACGGGCTGCCATGCCTCCACCATCCTGCGCCGCATCCGCCGCTTCGAAGCGCGCCGCGACGATCCGCTGGTCGATCGCGCGGTGGAACGCGCCGCGGGCAATCGCAAGAGCCACGCCCTGGTCGCGCCGGGGCAGACGGGCATGAAGCAGATCACCCGCATCCTGCGCCGGCTGGCCGAGCCGGGGGCGCAGCTGGTCGTGGCCGAGGGCATGGACAAGGCCATCGTCGTGCGCGACGACATCCGCACCGCCATCCTGGACCGCGAGCTGGCCGAGCATATGGCGATCCGCGCCTGGGTGCAGCTTGTCGGGCAGGGGCGGGTCAGCCGCTATGCCATCTCGGCGCAGGGACGCGAGGCGCTGCGGGCGATGCTGGCCGCCCGGCGCAGCAATGCCCTGCCGCGGGGCGAGGATTTCGTCATGGCCGATCCGGTCGGTCCCGGCCCGGGCGCCCCCCAGCCGGGGGGATGCGCCGAAGCCCCCGCCGGCTTCACCCATGCCGACCGCCACCGCACTTGGGAAGAACGCGAGATCACCGATCCCGAGGACGGCCGCCGCCGCCGCGCCCGCGTCAACATCGCCGAAAGCCCGCTCTTGATGCTGGCCCGGCGGCGCGAGCCGGACGGCCGTCCCTTCCTCGCGCCCGAACTGGTCGCGGCCGGCGAACGCCTGCGCGAGGATTTCGAGCTGGCGCAGATGGGCCCGCGCATCACCCAGAACTGGGACCGGTTCCTGACTGCCGGGGTCGATGTCTCGCGCGTCTCGGCCGCCCATGGCGGCGGTTCGGAAGGGGCGCGCAACCGCGTCGCCGCCGCGCTGCGCGAGCTGGGCCCGGGCATGGGCGACATGTGCCTGCGGGTCTGCTGCTTTCTCGAAGGCATCGAGATGACCGAGCGGCGGCTGGGCTGGTCGGCCCGTTCGGGCAAGATCGTGCTGCGCCTTGGCCTGATGCGGCTGGAACGCCACTACCGCGAGACCTATGGCTCGGGCGCGCCGCTGATCGGATAG
- a CDS encoding DegQ family serine endoprotease, translated as MNRPSSRHLLTASGLALLLALSPAIAQEPGAPAAQSAQEAANNNQPLTAPESQARQQRVMPESFADLVEQVSPAVVNITTTSTVSTPLARGPQLPEGSPFSDLFREFGFPGFPPGEDNPFQRGPQREQRSNALGSGFVVSPEGLIVTNNHVIDGADEIEVEFFSGQRLPAKVIGKDDKTDVAVLKVESPEPLPFVKFGDSDQARVGDWVLALGNPLGQGFSASTGIVSARNRALSGTYDDFIQTDAAINRGNSGGPLFNMDGEVIGVNTAILSPNGGSIGIGFSMASNVVSKVVEQLEAFGETRRGWLGVKIQPVTDDIAESLGLADARGAMVTDVPAGPAADAGMKAGDVITSFAGGEVKDPRDLVRRVADAPVGEAVDVVVQRDGKPVELQVTLGRRELAEGTGSGKVDSAEEAASDLMGMTLAPLTPEIAGELGVSRDMQGLVVQSVDPAGAASDKGLVAGDVITEAGQQPVATLADLEARIKEAREAGRKSILVMVRRAGEPRFVALPVE; from the coding sequence ATGAACAGACCTTCGTCCCGCCATCTTCTGACCGCTTCGGGTCTTGCGCTGCTGCTGGCGCTGTCGCCCGCCATCGCGCAAGAGCCGGGGGCGCCCGCGGCCCAGTCCGCGCAGGAGGCGGCGAACAACAACCAGCCGCTGACCGCGCCCGAAAGCCAGGCCCGCCAGCAGCGGGTCATGCCGGAAAGCTTTGCCGATCTGGTCGAGCAGGTCAGCCCGGCGGTCGTGAACATCACCACCACCTCGACGGTCTCGACGCCTCTGGCCCGCGGGCCGCAGCTGCCCGAAGGCAGCCCGTTCAGCGACCTGTTCCGCGAATTCGGCTTTCCCGGCTTCCCCCCCGGCGAGGACAACCCCTTCCAGCGCGGGCCGCAGCGCGAGCAGCGCTCGAACGCGCTGGGTTCGGGCTTCGTCGTCTCGCCCGAGGGGCTGATCGTGACCAACAATCACGTCATCGACGGCGCCGACGAGATCGAGGTCGAATTCTTCTCGGGCCAGCGGCTGCCGGCCAAGGTGATCGGCAAGGACGACAAGACCGATGTCGCCGTGCTCAAGGTGGAAAGCCCCGAGCCCTTGCCCTTCGTCAAGTTCGGCGACAGCGACCAGGCGCGGGTGGGCGACTGGGTGCTGGCGCTTGGCAACCCGCTAGGGCAGGGCTTCTCGGCCTCGACCGGGATCGTCTCGGCCCGCAACCGGGCGCTGTCGGGCACCTATGACGATTTCATCCAGACCGATGCGGCGATCAACCGGGGCAATTCCGGCGGGCCGCTCTTCAACATGGACGGCGAGGTGATCGGCGTGAACACCGCGATCCTGTCGCCGAATGGCGGCTCGATCGGCATCGGCTTCTCGATGGCTTCGAACGTGGTCAGCAAGGTGGTCGAGCAGCTCGAGGCCTTTGGCGAGACGCGGCGCGGCTGGCTGGGCGTCAAGATCCAGCCGGTGACCGACGACATCGCCGAATCGCTGGGCCTGGCCGACGCCCGGGGCGCCATGGTCACCGATGTGCCGGCCGGTCCCGCCGCCGATGCCGGGATGAAGGCCGGCGACGTGATCACCAGCTTCGCCGGCGGCGAGGTCAAGGACCCGCGCGACCTGGTGCGCCGGGTGGCCGACGCGCCGGTGGGCGAGGCGGTCGATGTCGTGGTGCAGCGCGACGGCAAGCCGGTCGAGCTGCAGGTGACGCTGGGCCGGCGCGAGTTGGCCGAGGGCACCGGCAGCGGCAAGGTGGACAGCGCCGAAGAGGCCGCGAGCGACCTGATGGGCATGACACTGGCGCCGCTGACGCCGGAGATCGCAGGCGAGCTTGGGGTGTCGCGCGACATGCAGGGGCTGGTGGTGCAATCGGTCGATCCGGCCGGCGCCGCCTCGGACAAGGGCCTGGTCGCCGGCGACGTGATCACCGAGGCGGGCCAGCAGCCGGTGGCCACGCTGGCCGATCTGGAGGCGCGCATCAAGGAGGCGCGCGAGGCCGGGCGCAAGTCCATCCTGGTCATGGTGCGCCGCGCCGGCGAGCCGCGCTTCGTCGCCCTGCCGGTCGAATGA
- a CDS encoding invasion associated locus B family protein — protein MVNRTSAALIAALFTLAGTTSVMAQDASTETPAQPAAEAPAAEAPAPATPEAEAPAAAEAEAEAAPEAAAEGETQVGQPYARSTHGDWTLRCMKTQEGNDPCELYQLLKDQNDSPVAEASVIPMSGNVQAVITFIAPLETDLQAGLGLQVDAAKESRYPFMLCAPVGCISRIGLADAELGPLKKGNKATVSVLPFGAPKEQLVKLDLSLKGFTAGMNALVEANKNLAAAPAAAPAEAPAEAPAEAPQQQ, from the coding sequence ATGGTCAACAGGACGTCCGCGGCACTGATCGCCGCCCTCTTCACCCTGGCGGGCACCACCAGCGTGATGGCGCAAGACGCGAGCACCGAGACCCCGGCCCAGCCAGCCGCCGAAGCCCCCGCGGCCGAAGCGCCCGCCCCTGCCACCCCGGAAGCCGAGGCGCCGGCCGCCGCCGAAGCTGAAGCCGAAGCTGCGCCGGAAGCCGCCGCCGAGGGCGAGACGCAGGTCGGTCAGCCCTATGCCAGATCGACGCATGGCGACTGGACCCTGCGCTGCATGAAGACGCAGGAGGGCAACGATCCCTGCGAGCTTTACCAGCTACTCAAGGACCAGAACGATTCGCCGGTGGCCGAGGCCTCGGTGATCCCGATGAGCGGCAACGTTCAGGCCGTCATCACCTTCATCGCGCCGCTGGAAACCGACCTTCAGGCCGGGCTGGGCCTGCAGGTCGATGCCGCCAAGGAATCGCGCTATCCCTTCATGCTCTGCGCGCCGGTCGGCTGCATCTCGCGCATCGGCCTGGCGGATGCCGAACTGGGCCCGTTGAAAAAGGGCAACAAGGCCACCGTCTCGGTCCTGCCCTTCGGCGCGCCGAAAGAGCAGCTGGTCAAGCTGGACCTGTCGCTCAAGGGCTTTACCGCCGGCATGAACGCGCTGGTCGAGGCAAACAAGAACCTCGCCGCCGCACCGGCCGCCGCACCGGCTGAGGCCCCGGCCGAGGCTCCGGCCGAGGCGCCCCAGCAGCAGTAA
- a CDS encoding helicase HerA-like domain-containing protein, which yields MTEIVDLDAGTVFVGGGGADYAAPQLLLLKYANRHGLIAGATGTGKTVTLQTLAESFSRAGVPVFMADVKGDLAGIAKPGLAEGKLHESFLSRAEQIGVALDYQAFPVTFWDIWGQRGHPVRTTPAEMGPLLLSRLMGLSDAQEGVMNIAFRVADEEGLALLDLKDLQAMLVWVGQNAKDLSLKYGNVSTASVGAIQRALMVLENEGGGLLFGEPALELADMMRLDASGKGMINILSAEKLMNAPRLYATFLLWLMAELFEQLPEVGDPDKPKIAFFFDEAHLLFDDAPPALVDKIEQVARLIRSKGVSLWFISQNPADLPESVLGQLGNRVQHALRAFTAKDQKALRLAAQNYRANPDFDTAEAIQAVGTGEAVTSLLEAKGVPGIVQRTLIRPPLSQLGPIPDTERAAINAASPMALKYGTPLDRESAAEILAKRAEAAAASASTGPGAGAGGLDDDLWKMDREHARGRRYDPAARLPAEPKPRARRSNSDSIATTFGKSLARQLGTKTGQALVRGVLGSLFRGK from the coding sequence ATGACAGAAATCGTCGATCTGGACGCCGGAACGGTCTTCGTGGGCGGAGGCGGCGCGGATTACGCGGCGCCGCAGCTGCTGCTGCTGAAATACGCCAACCGCCACGGGCTGATCGCCGGAGCGACGGGGACCGGCAAGACGGTGACCTTGCAGACGCTGGCCGAATCGTTCTCGCGCGCCGGGGTGCCGGTCTTCATGGCCGATGTGAAGGGCGACCTGGCCGGCATCGCCAAGCCGGGCCTGGCCGAGGGCAAGCTGCACGAGAGCTTTCTCAGCCGCGCCGAGCAGATCGGCGTCGCCCTGGACTACCAGGCCTTTCCCGTCACCTTCTGGGACATCTGGGGCCAGCGCGGCCACCCGGTCCGCACCACCCCGGCCGAGATGGGGCCGCTGCTGCTCTCGCGGCTGATGGGGCTGAGCGATGCGCAGGAGGGGGTGATGAACATCGCCTTCCGCGTCGCCGACGAGGAGGGGCTGGCGCTGCTGGATCTCAAGGACCTGCAGGCCATGCTGGTCTGGGTCGGGCAGAACGCCAAGGACCTGTCGCTGAAATACGGCAATGTCTCGACCGCCTCGGTGGGCGCCATCCAGCGCGCGCTCATGGTGCTGGAGAACGAGGGCGGCGGCTTGCTGTTCGGCGAGCCGGCGCTGGAACTTGCGGACATGATGCGGTTGGACGCCTCGGGCAAGGGGATGATCAACATCCTCTCGGCCGAGAAACTGATGAACGCGCCGCGCCTTTACGCGACCTTCCTGCTTTGGCTGATGGCCGAGCTGTTCGAGCAGCTGCCCGAGGTCGGCGACCCGGACAAGCCGAAGATCGCCTTTTTCTTCGACGAAGCGCATCTGTTGTTCGACGACGCGCCGCCGGCGCTGGTGGACAAGATCGAGCAGGTGGCGCGGCTGATCCGGTCCAAGGGCGTCAGCCTGTGGTTCATCAGCCAGAACCCGGCCGACCTGCCGGAATCGGTGCTGGGCCAGCTGGGCAACCGGGTGCAGCACGCGCTGCGCGCCTTTACCGCCAAGGACCAGAAGGCGCTGCGGCTGGCGGCGCAGAACTATCGCGCGAATCCGGATTTCGACACGGCCGAGGCGATCCAGGCCGTCGGCACCGGCGAGGCGGTGACCTCGCTTCTGGAGGCCAAGGGCGTGCCGGGCATCGTGCAGCGCACGCTGATTCGCCCGCCGCTGTCGCAACTCGGTCCGATCCCGGATACCGAGCGCGCGGCGATCAACGCCGCCTCGCCCATGGCGTTGAAATACGGCACGCCGCTCGACCGGGAATCGGCGGCCGAGATCCTGGCCAAGCGCGCCGAGGCCGCGGCCGCGAGCGCCAGCACCGGGCCGGGGGCAGGGGCCGGAGGCTTGGACGACGACCTCTGGAAGATGGACCGCGAGCATGCCCGCGGCCGTCGCTACGATCCCGCCGCCCGGCTCCCGGCCGAGCCCAAGCCGCGCGCCCGCCGCTCGAACAGCGATTCGATTGCCACGACCTTCGGCAAGAGCCTGGCCCGGCAGCTGGGCACCAAGACCGGGCAGGCGCTGGTGCGCGGCGTTCTGGGCTCGCTGTTCAGGGGCAAGTAA
- the lipA gene encoding lipoyl synthase has product MADMPPVLRHPEKAHRPDQPQPKKPDWIRVKAPTSQGYKDTRDILRTNRLSTVCEEAGCPNVGECWSQGHATMMIMGEICTRGCSFCNVMTGKPNALDAFEPGRVAHAVQKLGLKHVVITSVDRDDLDDGGAEHFAQTIRAIRHRSPASTIEVLTPDFLKSKPGALEIVVEARPDVFNHNLETVPGLYPTVRPGARYFHSLRLLQRVKELDPGMFTKSGIMVGLGEDRQGVLQVMDDMRAADVDFITIGQYLQPTSKHHRVDRFVTPEEFKGYEKAAYGKGFLMVSATPLTRSSYHAGDDFARLRDARLAKLGRA; this is encoded by the coding sequence ATGGCGGATATGCCCCCGGTTCTGCGCCACCCCGAAAAGGCCCACCGTCCCGACCAGCCCCAGCCGAAAAAGCCGGACTGGATTCGCGTCAAGGCGCCGACCAGCCAGGGATACAAGGACACCCGCGACATCCTGCGCACCAACCGCCTCTCGACCGTCTGCGAAGAGGCCGGCTGCCCCAATGTCGGCGAATGCTGGAGCCAGGGCCACGCCACCATGATGATCATGGGCGAGATCTGCACCCGCGGCTGTTCCTTCTGCAACGTGATGACCGGCAAGCCCAACGCGCTCGACGCGTTCGAGCCGGGCCGCGTCGCCCATGCCGTGCAGAAGCTGGGGCTGAAGCATGTCGTCATCACCTCGGTGGACCGCGACGACCTCGATGACGGCGGGGCCGAGCATTTCGCCCAGACCATCCGCGCGATCCGCCACCGCTCGCCCGCCTCGACCATCGAGGTGCTGACGCCCGACTTCCTCAAGTCGAAGCCCGGCGCGCTGGAGATCGTGGTCGAGGCGCGGCCCGACGTATTCAACCACAATCTCGAAACGGTGCCCGGCCTTTATCCCACGGTCCGCCCCGGCGCGCGCTATTTCCACAGCCTGCGGCTCTTGCAGCGGGTGAAGGAGCTGGATCCCGGCATGTTCACCAAGTCGGGCATCATGGTGGGCCTGGGCGAGGATCGCCAGGGCGTGCTGCAGGTCATGGACGACATGCGCGCCGCCGATGTGGATTTCATCACCATCGGGCAATATCTGCAGCCGACGTCCAAGCATCACCGCGTGGACCGCTTTGTCACCCCCGAGGAGTTCAAGGGCTACGAAAAAGCTGCCTATGGCAAGGGATTCCTGATGGTCTCGGCGACGCCGCTGACGCGTTCGTCCTATCATGCCGGCGACGATTTCGCCCGGCTGCGCGACGCCCGCTTGGCCAAGCTGGGCCGGGCCTGA
- a CDS encoding tyrosine-type recombinase/integrase: MTKRALPAHVYDKKGVLYFQRRGWPTARIKAEAGTPEFALEYAALLNGARLAPEATARTFSALTADYIRSQRYRKLAPRTAKDYDKVLIWVKDKIGHLPVERMQRKDVIRARDANSDKARFASYIVQVLRILFEHAQDIGWVETGKNPAKGVGLIKADTVPREPWPADKIDAFRERADGHTLLVFELCLGTGQRIGDVLKMRWSDIEGDGINVTQGKTQARLWVPFTPRLRAVLSATPKRGVTICAHGRGKPLSYRAAAQRIMAVRKEIGAENYDIHGLRYAAAAEMAAAGCSDELIAAVTGHTTVAMVRKYAGPARQKVRAIEAQERRK, translated from the coding sequence ATGACGAAGCGCGCCCTGCCCGCGCACGTCTACGACAAGAAGGGCGTGCTGTATTTCCAGCGCCGCGGCTGGCCAACTGCGCGGATCAAAGCCGAGGCCGGGACACCGGAATTTGCGCTGGAATATGCTGCCTTGCTGAACGGAGCGCGGCTGGCCCCGGAGGCCACTGCAAGGACGTTCAGCGCCCTGACGGCCGATTATATCAGGAGCCAGCGATACCGGAAACTCGCGCCACGCACCGCAAAGGACTACGACAAGGTTCTGATCTGGGTCAAAGACAAGATCGGGCATCTTCCCGTCGAGAGGATGCAGCGCAAGGACGTGATCAGGGCGCGGGATGCCAATTCCGACAAGGCGCGATTCGCCAGCTACATCGTGCAGGTCCTCCGCATCCTGTTCGAACATGCCCAAGACATAGGGTGGGTCGAAACCGGAAAGAACCCGGCCAAGGGCGTCGGCCTGATCAAGGCAGATACCGTTCCGCGCGAACCGTGGCCCGCCGACAAGATAGACGCGTTCCGAGAGAGGGCAGACGGCCACACCCTCCTGGTATTCGAGCTATGCCTTGGCACGGGCCAACGAATCGGAGACGTGCTGAAAATGCGCTGGTCCGATATCGAGGGGGATGGGATCAACGTCACCCAAGGCAAGACCCAGGCGCGCCTGTGGGTGCCGTTCACCCCCCGCCTTCGCGCGGTCCTGTCTGCAACCCCCAAGCGCGGCGTGACGATCTGCGCGCATGGCCGGGGAAAGCCCTTGTCATATCGGGCAGCGGCGCAACGCATCATGGCTGTTCGGAAGGAGATAGGCGCGGAGAATTACGACATTCACGGCCTGCGCTACGCGGCGGCGGCAGAGATGGCGGCAGCCGGTTGCAGCGACGAGTTGATTGCCGCCGTCACCGGGCACACCACCGTCGCAATGGTCCGGAAATACGCAGGTCCGGCGCGGCAGAAAGTCAGGGCCATCGAAGCGCAGGAGCGCCGAAAATGA
- a CDS encoding recombination protein NinB has protein sequence MAQTVIIRGDVQRILAKSIIDRAPVDAVVTVKEGTRSLDQNAKLWAMLSDIARAKPEGRTMSPEMWKAAFMSALGYEIVWQPGIEGAPPFPAGFRTSRLSKSQFADLITFVMAYGDRHGVQWSDGAVQ, from the coding sequence ATGGCGCAGACCGTTATCATCCGTGGCGATGTGCAACGCATATTGGCAAAGTCGATCATCGACCGTGCCCCGGTTGACGCGGTGGTGACGGTCAAGGAGGGAACGCGCTCGCTGGATCAGAATGCCAAGCTTTGGGCGATGCTTTCCGATATTGCCCGGGCCAAGCCAGAGGGCCGCACCATGTCGCCAGAGATGTGGAAAGCGGCATTCATGTCGGCGCTTGGCTATGAGATTGTCTGGCAGCCCGGCATCGAAGGCGCTCCGCCATTCCCGGCGGGATTTCGCACCTCTAGACTGTCGAAGTCGCAATTCGCGGATCTGATCACGTTCGTCATGGCCTATGGCGACCGTCACGGTGTCCAATGGTCTGACGGGGCAGTGCAATGA
- a CDS encoding peroxiredoxin → MKQGDLLPDVTFRTRVRDESIAGPNPYCWQDMTTADYFRGKRAVLFSLPGAFTPTCSTYQLPGFEKAAAEMTELGIDAIYCLSVNDSFVMNQWAKSQNLQHVGVIPDGSGEFTEKVGMLVRKDNLGFGARSWRYAAIVNDGRVEAWFEEPGRMDDCPEDPYGASAPEAVLDWLRANPAKAAA, encoded by the coding sequence ATGAAACAAGGCGATCTGCTTCCCGACGTGACCTTCCGGACCCGTGTCCGCGACGAATCGATCGCGGGGCCGAACCCCTATTGCTGGCAGGACATGACCACGGCCGACTATTTCAGGGGCAAGCGCGCGGTGCTGTTCTCGCTGCCCGGCGCCTTCACGCCCACCTGCTCGACCTATCAGCTGCCGGGCTTCGAGAAGGCCGCCGCCGAGATGACCGAGCTGGGCATCGACGCCATCTACTGCCTGTCGGTGAACGACAGTTTCGTGATGAACCAATGGGCGAAGTCCCAGAACCTGCAGCATGTCGGGGTGATCCCGGACGGTTCGGGCGAGTTCACCGAAAAGGTCGGTATGCTGGTGCGCAAGGACAATCTGGGCTTCGGCGCCCGCAGCTGGCGCTATGCCGCCATCGTCAACGACGGCCGCGTCGAGGCCTGGTTCGAGGAGCCCGGCCGCATGGACGACTGCCCCGAGGACCCCTATGGCGCCAGCGCCCCGGAAGCGGTTCTGGACTGGCTGCGCGCCAATCCCGCCAAGGCCGCGGCCTGA